The region TATTTTTTCTTATCCATTTGCTCAAATATAAGAATAAGGAATTTGACAGTGCGATATTACAAGAATTTTAGTAAAAAATAGCTTTTGTGGAGTGGTTGGCGAAAAATAATTTTGTGTTGAGATCGGCCAAGCTTGTGTTTGCCGGAAAAATTTTAAACGTCAGAGGATTCCTTTGAAATGATGCATGCGTTGATGGTTCTTAACCCATTGTTGTACCGCTAAGGCAAGCATACCTTCCCGAACGTATGTCGTAGATGTGCAGCATATGTTCGGGGAATTCCGAAAGAATCTCGTAGGGCTCTGGGGAATCTTCGGGAATAACCGAAGAGTTGCTGCAGCCTTTTGTTGAATCTTCGGGAACTCCCGATTGTTTGCTACAAAGTTACGGGATATGTTCGGGTGTTTCTGACGATTTGCCGTAGAGTTGTGACAGTAAAGATATACCTAGTAACGATATTTGCGTTTTCAGGCCTGATCTTAACTTCCTCTATTTTAGAGTTTAGCCTGTGGTAATAAAAAAGCCCCAGTTATGGGGCTTCTATATATCAATATAATCTCAATCAATTATTGAAGAACATTCACATGCTTCTGAATCGAACTCTTAAGGTTTGATGCTTTGTTTTTGTGAATGATATTCTTTTTAGCAAGTTTATCTAACAAAGCAGATACCTTGGGTAACATTTCAGTTGCAACAGCCTTATCGGTAGTTGTTCTTAATGCTTTTAAAGCATTACGTGTGGTTTTGGCAAAATATCTATTGTGAACTCTGCGAGCTTCAGTTTGCCTATTCCTTTTTTCCGATGATTTGTGGTTTGCCATCTCTTTAAGTATATTCTTGTTATGTAGCCCGTAGGGGAATCGAACCCCTGTTACCAGGATGAAAACCTGACGTCCTAACCCCTAGACGAACGGGCCTTGAAATCCTTGCAAGGGGTGTTACCTTATCAAAGCGGGTGCAAAGGTATATGATTTTTTATTTCCTGCAAAAATTTTTGAAAAAAAATGAAAAAAATGTTCGTTTCTTAATCATTAATATTGTGTATAAACGATATAGCTCAACTATTGATCCTTATCAATAATATTGTTAGCTAGTTCCTGTAGGTTAACCCCCGAGAAATTCCCAGATGTCATGATTAGTAAGTTCTTATTTTTCCAATCAATCTGTTTTAAGAGAGCAACCAAATCACTTGAATTGGTAAATACCTCCAATGAGGATTTTCCAAATCCAACTTTTACCTCATCGGCGCTAATTGCAAGCAGTCTTTTGTGCTCAATAGTCTGTGGGTTAAAGTAAACAATAGGTCTATCGGCATCGTCGAGCGTTCCATGGTATTGTGCCAAAAACTCTTTGGTTAAGCTACTAAACGTGTGTAGTTCAAAGCAAGCAACCAACTCTCTGTCCGGAAACGCTTCCCTGACCGCCTTTAATGTTGCGCTAACCTTTGACGGGGAGTGAGCAAAATCGAGGAAAACTTTGGTGGTTGGGTTGTTTGCTAAGCATTGCAATCTTTTTGCTGCGCCTTTGAATTCTCCTATTGCTTTGTGGAATTGCACTTCGTTTATGCCTAAAAGTTTGCAAACCGCTTTGGTTGCACCAATATTCTGCATGTTGTGTTTCCCAAATACTTTTAGTGGATGTGTTTTTCCTTCGTAAATTAATGAGTAATTTCCCGATGAATCGATATCGTATTCCTGCGTGGTGTATGGGATATAGTTAATGTCCTTACGTTTTGATGATTTTACCACATCAACCACCTCTTTATCATCGTTACAGTATATAAGTGTACCATTGGATTCAATACAGTCAATAAATATCGAGAATTGATTTTTGTAGTTCTCAAAGGTTGGAAAAACGTTGATGTGATCCCACGCAATCCCTGATATTACTGCAATGTTTGGTTTATAAACGTGAAACTTTGGTCGTGGATCGATGGGAGAGGTGA is a window of Tenuifilaceae bacterium CYCD DNA encoding:
- a CDS encoding peptidoglycan synthetase, whose product is MKIHFIAIGGSAMHNLAIALKAKGYEITGSDDEIFEPSLSRLKNHGLLPQHTGWNPDIITPNLDAIVLGMHARSDNPELIKAKELGIKIYSYPEYLYEQTKNKTRIVIGGSHGKTTITSMIMHVLKQSGVDFDYMVGAQIDGFDNMVGFSYDTKYAVFEGDEYLTSPIDPRPKFHVYKPNIAVISGIAWDHINVFPTFENYKNQFSIFIDCIESNGTLIYCNDDKEVVDVVKSSKRKDINYIPYTTQEYDIDSSGNYSLIYEGKTHPLKVFGKHNMQNIGATKAVCKLLGINEVQFHKAIGEFKGAAKRLQCLANNPTTKVFLDFAHSPSKVSATLKAVREAFPDRELVACFELHTFSSLTKEFLAQYHGTLDDADRPIVYFNPQTIEHKRLLAISADEVKVGFGKSSLEVFTNSSDLVALLKQIDWKNKNLLIMTSGNFSGVNLQELANNIIDKDQ
- the rpsT gene encoding 30S ribosomal protein S20; amino-acid sequence: MANHKSSEKRNRQTEARRVHNRYFAKTTRNALKALRTTTDKAVATEMLPKVSALLDKLAKKNIIHKNKASNLKSSIQKHVNVLQ